A segment of the Fibrobacter succinogenes subsp. succinogenes S85 genome:
TTCGGGTCGAGCGTGGGGGAGACGACGAGAGAATCGATGTTGTAGCCACGGCGGGAGAACACGAGTGCAATACGCACGAGCACGCCCGGGCGGTTTGCCACTAACAAGCTAATAGAATGTGCAATATCTTTCATTTTCTAATTCTCCTATTACGTCGATCCGGTGGGTTTTTCGAGCTGCGTCTTCGGCTGTTCGGTGATCATGCTTGTGATCGGAGCGCCTGCCGGAATCATCGGGAACACGTTGTCTTCCTTTTCGCATTCGCAGTGGATGAGGATCGGGCCGTCGTTGTAGTCCAAAGCCTTCTGGATCACGCGTTCAGCATCGGCCGGGCGCTTGATACGCAGACCCGGGATGCCGTAAGCTTCAGCGAGCTTCACGAAGTCCGGGTTGCCTCTCATGTCAACGCTGGAGTAGCGGTGGTCGTAGAAGAGTTCCTGCCACTGGCGCACCATGCCGAGGTACTTGTTGTCCATCACGAAAATCTTGATGGGGAGCTTGTGGATCGCGGCTGTTGCAAGTTCTGCTTCGGTCATCTGGAAGCCACCGTCACCGCTGAAGCTGCAAACCGGCCAACCGGTTTCGTTGCCGAATGCGGCACCGATAGCAGCCGGGAAGCCAAAGCCCATCGTGCCTGCGCCACCGCTGGAGTGGAGCTGACGCGGATAGTTGATGTGGAAGAACTGTGCAACCCACATCTGGTGCTGGCCCACGTCTGTGGTAACAATGGCCTTGCCCTGCGTAAGTTCGCTCACGGTAGCAACGATGTGCTGCATACGGAGGCCGCCCTGCTTGGCGTAGGTAAGCGGATAGCGCTTCTTCCAGGTCTGGCAAGTCTTGATCCAGTCGGCGGTATCGAGCTTGTTCACCATCGGGAGGAGCTGTTCCAGGACGAGCTTCGCGTCACCGCACATGAACACATCCGGCTGCAACACCTTGCCTTCTTCGGCTGGGTCGATGTCGATGTGCATCTTCACGGCGTTCTTGCAGAATTCGCTGAGCTTACCGGTAATGCGGTCGTCCCAACGGCTACCGATCGAAAGGATCAAGTCGCATTCGAGGACAGCCTTGTTGGCGTAAATTGTACCGTGCATGCCGAGCATGCCGAGAGAAAGTTCGTGGTCGGTCGGGAATGCACCGAGGCCAAGCATTGTGCAGCAAACCGGAGCGCCGAGCTTTTCGGCAAGTTCCTTCACCTGGCGGTGTGCGCCAGAAATCATGGCGCCGTGGCCCACGAGCAAAAGCGGCTTCTTGGAATTCTTGAGGTATTCGGCGGCCTTTTCGACGCTTTCAGTAGAAGCGTAGGTCGGAATCTTGTAACCCGGAAGGTCCATCTGGTCCGTGAACGGAGCGGTGCAGGGGCCTGCAGTCACGTCCTTCGGGAGGTCGATAAGCACCGGGCCCGGACGGCCAGAACGTGCGATGTGGAAAGCTTCCTTCATCACGCGCGGAAGGTCGTTCGTGTCCTTCACCAAGTAAGAATGCTTCACGGTTGCAAAAGTCATACCGCTAGTATCGCATTCCTGGAAAGCGTCCTTGCCCAAGTTCGGAGTCGTCGTCTGTGCCGTGAGCACGACGATCGGGCTAGAATCCATGAGAGCTGTATAAATACCTGTAAACGTGTTCGTTGCACCCGGACCGCTAGTGACAAGAGCTACACCGACCTTACCGGTCTGGCGGGCATAACCGTCAGCCATGTGGGTTGCGCCCTGTTCATGACGGCTGAGCACAACTTTGATGCTGGAGTCGAGGATGGCATCGAACATCGGAATGGCCGATCCACCGGGATAGCCGAAAATTGTATCAACGCCTTCACGCTTGAGGCATTCGATAATCACTTCGGCACCACTTAAGGTCTTATTTGCCATAATTTATCCTGTCTTTTAAAGAATAGATGAAAATTTAGATGAGCTGAAATATAGGAGTAATTTTTGAGGGTGGCAAGAGGTAAAACCCGACTTTTGTGAAATTTTTTGAAATTTTTAGTGAAATTTTATTTTGAAACGACCTGTTTTGGTGTAAAAATTGAAAAATTTTCGTTAAATTTTGAAAAATCGCACTTTGAATAAAGTAAAAACTAGTGAATTTTGGATTAAATTTCTGTTTTATGGAACTTGAGATGCTGAAATAATTGATTTTGGGAAATTGTCTCCCTGGAACGATATTCCTCCTTACTAAGTGGGCATCCCGCGTTTTTTTTTACTATTTTAATCTTATGCTTAAGAAAATCATACTTTCTCTGTTCCTCGCGGCCGCCTTTGTGTTCGCCGCCGACCCGATCACCATTGAAGGGCGTTTGACCGAAATTCCGGGCAAGATGCCTAGCAATGACCTGTACAGCTATGTCTATGTATTTAAGTACAAGGTCCAAAAGGTTGTTTCGGGCAAGCTCGACGCCAAGGAAGTTCTCGTGGGTGTTTATAACCCGCTCATCGCTCGCGGCAAGGTCAAGGACAAGATGGCCGACAAGTCCAAGGGCAACGTTGGCGAATTCAA
Coding sequences within it:
- the ilvB gene encoding biosynthetic-type acetolactate synthase large subunit yields the protein MANKTLSGAEVIIECLKREGVDTIFGYPGGSAIPMFDAILDSSIKVVLSRHEQGATHMADGYARQTGKVGVALVTSGPGATNTFTGIYTALMDSSPIVVLTAQTTTPNLGKDAFQECDTSGMTFATVKHSYLVKDTNDLPRVMKEAFHIARSGRPGPVLIDLPKDVTAGPCTAPFTDQMDLPGYKIPTYASTESVEKAAEYLKNSKKPLLLVGHGAMISGAHRQVKELAEKLGAPVCCTMLGLGAFPTDHELSLGMLGMHGTIYANKAVLECDLILSIGSRWDDRITGKLSEFCKNAVKMHIDIDPAEEGKVLQPDVFMCGDAKLVLEQLLPMVNKLDTADWIKTCQTWKKRYPLTYAKQGGLRMQHIVATVSELTQGKAIVTTDVGQHQMWVAQFFHINYPRQLHSSGGAGTMGFGFPAAIGAAFGNETGWPVCSFSGDGGFQMTEAELATAAIHKLPIKIFVMDNKYLGMVRQWQELFYDHRYSSVDMRGNPDFVKLAEAYGIPGLRIKRPADAERVIQKALDYNDGPILIHCECEKEDNVFPMIPAGAPITSMITEQPKTQLEKPTGST